CCACCCCCGTTACTTCGCGCCGGAGCGCATGATCCTCTCGGTGGTGTCCGGGTTGCCCTTGCCGACTCTGCGCCGCACCGTTGAGGCGCGCTTCGGCGCGCTACCGGCCTCGCCGGGCGCCGAGCCGCCGTCAACGACCCTGTCCGTCGGGCCGGCGGAAGTCCTCCGCCCCCAGGACAAGGCCCAGGTTGCGCTGCTCGCCGCACGGGTGCTCCCGCCGGCTGGCGAGCAGCCCGATGCGCTGGAGGTGCTCGTGGACGTGCTCTCGGCGCGGCTGGCTCTCGAACTGCGCGAGAAGCAGGGCCTGGCCTATTCAGTGGGTGCGGGGCTCAGTCTCGCGCCAGGCCTCAGCGGGGAGGAGCCTGGCTTTGGCCTCGTCACGTTGCAGATGGCTACCGGAGCGGAAAACCGCGAGCGCGCAAGGGCGGGGCTGCGCGCGGAACTCGAGCGCCTCGCCAGCGAGCCGCCGGATGCCGGCGAGGTGTTCCGGGCGGTCAACGGCCGCTGGGGGCGGGAGTTGATGCGGGATCTCGCACGCATCCACCAGGCCTACCGGCTTGGCCTGTTGGAGCACCTCGGCCTGGCTCCCTTTGCCGGCGACGCCGAGCGGGTGGCCCGGCAGCGCGCGGCTACCCCGGCAGAACTTGCCGCCCTGGCGCGGCAATACCTGCTGCAAGATGACTGGACTTGGGTTTTTGCCGGAGGCGGCTTGCAGTGAAATCCTCTATACCTGACGCCACTTGTTAAGGAATTACCAGCCTTTTTCGCCTGCAATTCCGCCAGATATTGGAGGAATTGGCGCCAATGCTGTAACCGTTTCGCAATGTACATGGCATACCGGAATCATAACTCGCGTACTCTTGACCGTTTGTGATTCGACGGGAACCCTGGCAAGAGGCCGGCGTTTTGCTTTGCGCTTGACTTGGCCGAGTGCTTCCCTGATAATCCGGGCGCTGAGTTGTGACAATCTTCACAATTCGTCACGATAAAGCGCAACGGCATGCGACCCCGATCGGGGTCTGACCACGAGGGCAGTGAGATGGCTGGAGCCTATCAGAACCAGGCCGAGAGCGAGACGCTCAACGCCTACCTGCAGTCGATCGGCGATTACCAGAGCCTGAGCCGCGAGCAGGAAGCCGCCGTCACGGTGCGCATCCGCGAGGGGGACGAGAAGGCGCTGGAGGAGATGATCACTGCGAATCTCAAGTTCGTGGTCTCGATCGCCAAGCAGTACGTCGGCCAGGGCCTGAGCCTGCTCGATCTGATCAACGAGGGCAACCTCGGCCTGATCAAGGCGGCCTACCGCTTCAACGAGAAGAAGGGCTTCAAGTTCATCTCCTACGCCGTCTGGTGGATCCGCCAGTCGATCATGCAGGCCATCGTCGAGCAGGGCAACATCGTGCGCCTGCCGATGAACAAGGCCAACATCCTCTACCAGATCCGCAAGCGGAACCGCGCCCTCTGGGAGCAGCTCGGCCGCCAGCCGACCAAGGCCGAGCTGGCCAAGGCGCTGGGTATCACCGAGTCGGTGATCAACGAGATCGAGCTGGCGACGAACACCTACCGGTCGCTGGACGAGCCCGTGGGCAACGAGGAGGATCACATCCTCCTGAACACCCTCGAGGACGAGGATCAGATCAGCCCCGCGGAGCAGCTCGACAAGAACGAGTTCCACGCGCTGATCGAGGCGGCGCTCGATTCGCTGAGCCCGCGCGAGGCGATGATCCTTCGCAACTACTACGGGCTCGGCGATCGCGAGCCGATGACCCTCGAGGAGATCGGCAAGGACCTGAATATCAGCCGCGAGCGCGTGCGGCAGGTGAAGGTCAAGGCGCTCAGCCGCATCCGCAACAGCCACGTCGGCCGGCGTCTCGCCGAGCACGCCCACTAGCGGCGCCCGGCGGCAATCGACTCGCAAGGCCCCCCGCAGCCGCGGGGGGCTTTGCGTTTCAGAGGCGGAGGCGAAGCCGGGCTTGCCCTCCCTGCCTCCCTGGGCTATGTAAGGGGGGACCCTCACGAAGGAGAGCGAGATGAAGCGCATCCTCATGCTCATGGCCCTGGCGCTGCTGGTCGCTCTCGCGGGCAGCGGCTGTGGCAAGAAGGCCGAGGCCACGGTGCCCTGCGTGGGCGGCTGCGGCATGGAGCTGACGAAGGCCGATGCGAAGGTGATCGACGGCAAGTCCTACTGCGCGGGCTGCGCGGCGCAACTCAGCGCGCCCCCGGCGGGCGAGGAACTGTCGACGGCGCCGGCCGCCGATGATCGCGTGAAGTGCGCGGGCGGCTGCGGGATGGAAATGGCGAAGGCAGACGCCGTGCAGGTCCAGGGCAAGCACTATTGCCAGGGCTGCGCCGAGCATGCCGGGCACGGCCACTAGGCCTGCGGCGGCATCGACGGCGGCCGGTCTGCGGAGCTAATCCGCTGCCAATCTGAAGCTTGCGGGGGGCGGGGTCGATTGACACTCCCGCCCCCCCTTCTTATCATGCCGGCGTCAGGGGCGCCCGCCCCGCCTTCCCGCCCGCGGACCCAGGGGTCTCCCGCGGCCCAGCCTTCCACCAGCGGAGGTAAGTCCATGAAAGTCAGCACCTTCGAGGAGAAGGTCGGCCTCGCCGAGATGCTCATGGGCGGCGTCATCATGGACGTGACCACGGCCGAGCAGGCGAAGATCGCCGAGGACGCCGGCGCCGCGGCCGTGATGGCCCTGGAGCGCATCCCCTCGGACATCCGCGCCGACGGCGGCATCGCGCGGATGAGCGACCCGCAGATGATCCAGGCGATCCAGAAGGCCGTCAGCATTCCGGTGATGGCCAAGTGCCGCATCGGCCACATCGCCGAGGCGCGCATTCTCGAGGCCCTGGAGATCGACTTCATCGACGAGAGCGAGGTGCTCACGCCCGCCGACGAGGCGAACCACGTCTGGAAGCACGACTTCAAGGTGCCCTTCGTCTGTGGCTGCCGCGATCTCGGCGAGGCGCTGCGCCGCATCGGCGAGGGCGCCGCGATGATCCGCACCAAGGGCGAGGCGGGCACGGGCAACATCGTCGAGGCCGTGCGCCACCTGCGCGCGGTGGTGGGGGGCATCCGCCGTCTCACCCAGCTCGATCCCGGCGAGCTGATGGCCGAGGCGAAGACCCTCGGCGCGCCGTTCCACCTCGTCCAGCAGACGGCCCAGACCGGCCGCCTGCCCGTGCCCAACTTCTCGGCGGGCGGCGTCGCCACGCCGGCCGACGCGGCGCTGATGCGCATGCTCGGCGCCGAGGCCATCTTCGTCGGCTCGGGCATCTTCAAGTCGACGGACCCGCCGCGCATGGCGAAGGCCATCGTCGAGGCGGCCACGCACTGGCAGGACGCGGCGCGGCTCGCCGCGGTCTCGGCGGGCCTCGGCCGGGCGATGAAGGGCCTGGACATGGCGGAGATCCCCGCCGAGCAGGTCATGCAGACGCGAGGCAACTAGCGTGGACGCCGGCGAGTCCAGCCGCCGCCCCGCTGGGCGCCGCGACGCAGCGCCGCACCCGCGCCTGCATCCCGTACCCGCCGTCGGCGTGCTCGCCCTGCAGGGCGCCGTCGAGCCGCACCTGCGCATGCTCGAGCGCGTCGGGGCCGCAACGCGCGCGGTGCGGGGGCCGGCCGAGCTGGCGGGTCTGGACGCCCTCGTGCTGCCTGGCGGCGAATCCACGACGATGAGTCATCTGCTGGCCTCGAGCGGCCTGCGCGAGCCTCTCGGCGAGTTCATGGCGGCGCGCCCCGTGCTCGCCACCTGCGCGGGGATGATCCTCCTCGCCCAGCGGGCCGAGGCCCTGCCTTTCCCGCCCTACGGCCTGCTCGACATCGACGTCGCCCGCAACGCCTGGGGCCGGCAGATCT
The genomic region above belongs to bacterium and contains:
- a CDS encoding RNA polymerase sigma factor RpoD/SigA; the protein is MAGAYQNQAESETLNAYLQSIGDYQSLSREQEAAVTVRIREGDEKALEEMITANLKFVVSIAKQYVGQGLSLLDLINEGNLGLIKAAYRFNEKKGFKFISYAVWWIRQSIMQAIVEQGNIVRLPMNKANILYQIRKRNRALWEQLGRQPTKAELAKALGITESVINEIELATNTYRSLDEPVGNEEDHILLNTLEDEDQISPAEQLDKNEFHALIEAALDSLSPREAMILRNYYGLGDREPMTLEEIGKDLNISRERVRQVKVKALSRIRNSHVGRRLAEHAH
- the pdxS gene encoding pyridoxal 5'-phosphate synthase lyase subunit PdxS, which encodes MKVSTFEEKVGLAEMLMGGVIMDVTTAEQAKIAEDAGAAAVMALERIPSDIRADGGIARMSDPQMIQAIQKAVSIPVMAKCRIGHIAEARILEALEIDFIDESEVLTPADEANHVWKHDFKVPFVCGCRDLGEALRRIGEGAAMIRTKGEAGTGNIVEAVRHLRAVVGGIRRLTQLDPGELMAEAKTLGAPFHLVQQTAQTGRLPVPNFSAGGVATPADAALMRMLGAEAIFVGSGIFKSTDPPRMAKAIVEAATHWQDAARLAAVSAGLGRAMKGLDMAEIPAEQVMQTRGN
- the pdxT gene encoding pyridoxal 5'-phosphate synthase glutaminase subunit PdxT, which produces MLERVGAATRAVRGPAELAGLDALVLPGGESTTMSHLLASSGLREPLGEFMAARPVLATCAGMILLAQRAEALPFPPYGLLDIDVARNAWGRQIFSFQEEIDWPLPRPTGEPGPAQLKAIFIRAPRVTRIGPDVEVLARFQGEPVALRQGRLLALSFHPELTADPRVHAWFLREFLADR